One region of Eupeodes corollae chromosome 1, idEupCoro1.1, whole genome shotgun sequence genomic DNA includes:
- the LOC129940727 gene encoding uncharacterized protein LOC129940727 has protein sequence MVNTQLNEAIKLPNEEQSIAIIQGFEEKSGVPQILGAIDGTHIPVKPPAEGMADYVNRKGWTSMVLQAVVDCNYLFLDICCKHPGSVHDATVLKDSYLSINVKDIHFPIRTIAGVDIPAFFIGYPAYPLLPWLMKGYIGTQNPAEDSFNAYLNKGRIVVENAFGRLKGRWRILQKRIDIAVEFVPNIVATCCVLHNILEKRRCPFRENWNIETATSNETLAQPQPVSRIGTSTLEGGEIRNHLKMYLAENFPIIQSIKTRN, from the exons ATGGTAAACACCCAACTGAACGAAGCAATAAAACTTCCAAATGAAGAGCAGTCAATTGCTATAATCCAAGGATTTGAAGAAAAAAGCGGGGTGCCTCAAATTTTGGGAGCAATCGATGGTACTCACATACCAGTCAAACCACCCGCGGAAGGAATGGCAGATTATGTTAATAGAAAGGGATGGACATCGATGGTGTTGCAAGCAGTAGTGGATTGCAATTATTT ATTTTTGGATATATGTTGCAAGCATCCAGGATCGGTTCATGACGCAACTGTTTTAAAAGATTCATATCTGAGTATCAACGTAAAGGACATTCATTTT CCCATAAGAACAATAGCTGGTGTAGATATACCAGCATTTTTCATCGGTTATCCTGCCTACCCACTACTGCCCTGGCTAATGAAAGGATACATTGGCACTCAGAACCCAGCAGAAGATTCGTTCAATGCGTACCTGAATAAGGGTAGAATAGTGGTTGAAAATGCTTTCGGTCGATTAAAAGGAAGATGGAGAATATTACAAAAGCGGATAGATATTGCCGTAGAATTTGTTCCTAACATTGTTGCCACTTGTTGTGTGCTTCATAACATCCTGGAGAAAAGAAGATGTCCCTTCAGAGAAAATTGGAACATCGAAACGGCAACATCAAACGAAACACTGGCGCAGCCGCAACCAGTTTCACGAATTGGAACATCTACTCTGGAAGGTGGCGAAATACGCAAccatttgaaaatgtatttggcTGAAAATTTTCCCATCATTCAAAgtataaaaacaagaaattaa